From the genome of Solea senegalensis isolate Sse05_10M linkage group LG21, IFAPA_SoseM_1, whole genome shotgun sequence:
AACTTGTAAGATAGTTTGTAAACGGAGATCAGAGTGGAGTAAGTCTGAACCCACGCTtgagtttggtttgtttttattcagaaaacagAAGAACACACTGTAGTTAGAAGTCTTTCCTAAACACCACAGTGCATATTAATCTCGCttatcaaaaatattattaattaaaagttTTTTCTCTCGAGTGACAGTAGTGATTCTCACAGACGTTCATTTATGAGAcgcatttatttgtatttgtcctTTTTCCAGTCaccagtttttttgtgttttaatatataaaaatatgtttgttgtgattatcaggaagggagggagggggcggggctagaGAAGTTCTACGTAATTAGCGGGGAACAGGCCGTAGTGTCCGTCAGGTCCGTAACCTCTCCACCAACCCTCGTCCACCATCTCTATTCCAGATATGATGTCCTCGGGGTCAAAGGTTATCTCAGTGTCGTCCACTGTGAGAGAGGCAAAAACAACGCATtacacgtgtgtgcatgtgcatgtgtgtgtgtgtgcgtgcgtgtgcgtgcgtgcatgcgcgtgtgcgtgtgtgcggtTACACACCAGCCTGGTAGTCGTACAGAGCTCTGGCGCAGATGTTCTGACCGTTAGCGTCGTCTCCTCCACTGCGATCTTCagcctttttattcatttaagacaaagaaacaaatatttcaCGGTGTTTGTATTAAAGACACCATGACACTGTCtcagcaggtcagaggtcagaggtcagagtggACTCACCGTGCCAAAGTGGTGCTCGACGTTCTCATACAGGTCCTCCACTGTTGCCGTTGATGGAGTTCctggtgtttgtgcagcagcttcATACAGGTCCTCCTCTGCAGATGAAACATTTACTCTAGATTTCTCAGAATTTGACTTATATACGTATTTTTCGcagatgaaagaaaacaaacagtgtagGTTTCCAAAAACACCGGTCACATGTGGATAAAAAGACTTTATTTGGAATTTAGAACTGCAGTCCACTTTCATATATTAGTATTTGCGTGTTTTTGCAGGTTTTTCTTACCTGGAGTGGGTTCATCATCAAACTCATCGGACCACTCGTCCTCCACTgctgtgaggacacagaggtcagagacacacacacacgtttttaaACCTGATGTGTCAACATTTCTAACCACAATAGTGAATTAGTGTATCatattatatgtatgtgtatatatatacacacatacatatgtatatatacatatatacacatacatatgtatatatacatatacacatatatatgtgtatatgtatatacacatatatgtgtatatatacatatatgtgtatatatgtatatacatatatatgtgtatatgtatatatacatatatatgtatatacgtatatatacatatatacacatatatgtatatatacacatatatgtgtatatatgtatatacatatatatgtgtatatgtacatatatgtgtatatatgtatatacgtatatatacatatatacacatatatgtatatatacacatatatgtgtatatatgtatatacatatatatgtgtatatgtatatatacatatatatgtatatacgtatatatacatatatacacatatatgtatatatacacatatatgtgtatatatgtatatacatatatatgtgtatatgtacatatatgtgtatatatgtatatacatatatatgtgtatatgtatatatacatatatatgtatatacgtatatatacatatatacacatatatgtatatatacacatatatgtgtatatatgtatatatatatgtatatacatatgtgtatatacatatatatgtgagaTGGTTGTTCCTCtgtttgtcctgtgatggactgatgactAGATAACTGATCATCCCACAAGTgtctcactgaggacacacaggtgtctcacagaggacacacaggtGTCTCACTGAGGACACAGGTGTGTGCGGCGCCATCTTACATGTTGTTTGGTTGAGAAATGTGAGAGATGTTGGTGATTGTGTGGTGACGGTGTGTGAGGTGCGTCTGACCTGCACCCTGAACAGGTGAACTGGGGACCTCTAGTGGTTCAGAAGACACCACTGCAGCCGGGGAATAAGACATGACAGGTGAGATGTGACGGACGGGGGACAGTGGACGGACAGGAGCGGCCATGAAGGACGCAGAGGGAGGAAAGCGGGGCTGCGTCggtgtttctgtttctctctcaaaGGATTTCTGAGACGTGAACACACTCTGCAGTTTCCCTGAAGGACACAGGACAGACGTCACTGATGTCCAATCACCACGTCCACGTTCGTCGGCGTTTGTTTGaagtcacatgtttgtgttgttcacCTGGTTTGTGTGACGTGGGAGACGAGACGTCGCCGGAGACGTGGAAACTCTGCTCCCTCTGTTTGAAAATGTCTCTGGGATTAAAAGATCTCTGAGAAATCAGGGATTTAGCTTCCTGTGgaggacagacaggcaggcagacaggcaggcaggcaggcagacagacaggcagacatgcaaacagacagacagatgtttgagGAGGACGTTGCTGGAGTAAATACCACGTGTGTTTTTACTCACGTCAGCTTTCTGCACAGATGGAGCAGATCTGATGCTCGtcctcttcatttctttctgctgctgattctgaaacacacacagtttatgtgtgtgtgtgtgtgtgtgcatgtgtgtgtacgtgtgtccaggtattactaatgttgtggggacctaaacctgtttacatagtcacattatggggacttgtcttccttgtggggacaaaaagcaagtccccataatgtaaattactacattttaaggtgaagatatgttttaaggttaggatgagattgagattagggttagggttaggattaggattaggccagtagtaattgtggttatggttagggtaagtctccaggaaatgaatgtaagtcaatgcaatgtcccctcatgtcatgaatgtcgaacatgtgtgtgtgtgtgtgtgtgtgtgtgtgtcgcggtgtgtgtgtgtgtgtgtgtgagtgtgtgtgtgtgtgtgtgtgtccgtgtgtgtgtgtgtgttctcacctgtctctgttgctctctctctctctcttcctcttccctttGATTCTGATAAAtcctgaaaacagaaacaaatcttTACAGTGAAGCAGAATTATTGATCATGTATTGATTGAAgttacattagattagatagaAACTTTATTGGGAAATAGAattcaaatgtaaattaaatgacTTAATCTATTAATGATCTAATCAGTTTGATATTGATTGACGTGATTACTTTACAGATGAAACCAAACTTTTAACATAATATTGTAATACTTATATTTCactttcttgtatttatttttcctcatgtgtttatgtctttttccacattaatattcctgttttttgttgttttccttgtaATTTATAAACAGTATATGTTTTTATCATGATGGGAATCTATTATTGATGTAAGCATTAAAAAGCATTTAGCATGGCGTTAGTCTTCCTACCATCTCTGTACTTGGTAAATGGTACtagtactagtagtagtagtagtagtagttgtagtactAGTCGTCGCTCCATTCCCGATCACATGATCTGAGTGTCGGTCTGACTCAGATTTATTATGATTCACACACTCATAAACCCTGAGTCCTGCAGCTGAAGATCAGTTGAGTGGTTTTGTCTCTTgtgtcctggtcctggtcctgatggTCTCACCTCTCCTGCTGGATCCTCTCCGCTCTCTCCTTggtcagcttctccctctccctcgtctgcctctcctccacctcctccctctccctctccaccctctgtctctccacctGCGCTCGTCTGTTCTCCTCCTGATGACGCAGCTCCTCGTCCCTCTGAGGACGACATGTCTCAGTCAGTGAGACAACACGAGACAAGacgtttgacctctgacctcagctgcaccatttgtttttcttttataaaatgagcaaataaatgaaagtgaagttAAAAACTAAAGACAAACCTGGGTCTGGACCCAGAAATCGTCCTTTTTAGTTTGCTGGATTTCCTCCACGGCGTTGACCTTACGATACACTGAGCCCTGGAGAAGCAGCACAGGTCcattataatgt
Proteins encoded in this window:
- the LOC122758447 gene encoding drebrin-like protein A isoform X2, coding for MNIPGFVFRRTVAEDTWTKMSVNLNKNGTALMAAYKEVVDGKSDTNWALFTYEGNSNDIRLAETGEGGLEEMVEELNSGKVMYAFCRVQDPNSGLPKYVLINWTGEGVKDSRKGICANHVGSMASFLKGAHVTINARTEDDVEPETILSKVAKASGANFNFHKQTEYRDAPRGPVGSVYRKVNAVEEIQQTKKDDFWVQTQRDEELRHQEENRRAQVERQRVEREREEVEERQTREREKLTKERAERIQQERIYQNQREEEEREREQQRQNQQQKEMKRTSIRSAPSVQKADEAKSLISQRSFNPRDIFKQREQSFHVSGDVSSPTSHKPGKLQSVFTSQKSFERETETPTQPRFPPSASFMAAPVRPLSPVRHISPVMSYSPAAVVSSEPLEVPSSPVQGAVEDEWSDEFDDEPTPEEDLYEAAAQTPGTPSTATVEDLYENVEHHFGTAEDRSGGDDANGQNICARALYDYQAVDDTEITFDPEDIISGIEMVDEGWWRGYGPDGHYGLFPANYVELL
- the LOC122758447 gene encoding drebrin-like protein isoform X1, with translation MNIPGFVFRRTVAEDTWTKMSVNLNKNGTALMAAYKEVVDGKSDTNWALFTYEGNSNDIRLAETGEGGLEEMVEELNSGKVMYAFCRVQDPNSGLPKYVLINWTGEGVKDSRKGICANHVGSMASFLKGAHVTINARTEDDVEPETILSKVAKASGANFNFHKQTEYRDAPRGPVGSVYRKVNAVEEIQQTKKDDFWVQTQRDEELRHQEENRRAQVERQRVEREREEVEERQTREREKLTKERAERIQQERIYQNQREEEEREREQQRQNQQQKEMKRTSIRSAPSVQKADEAKSLISQRSFNPRDIFKQREQSFHVSGDVSSPTSHKPGKLQSVFTSQKSFERETETPTQPRFPPSASFMAAPVRPLSPVRHISPVMSYSPAAVVSSEPLEVPSSPVQGAAVEDEWSDEFDDEPTPEEDLYEAAAQTPGTPSTATVEDLYENVEHHFGTAEDRSGGDDANGQNICARALYDYQAVDDTEITFDPEDIISGIEMVDEGWWRGYGPDGHYGLFPANYVELL